GCCACGCCATATGTCCTGGCAGCGCGGCGAACAGGTCACGGCCGACATTCGCGACATTCGCCTGACGGGTGATGCGGATACCTGGTTCGTCGTGGAAGGCGAACGCCGGGCAGCACTGAAGGACTTCGGCGCGGTGCTGATGCGCAAGGACCCGCCATTCGATGCGGAATACATCTATTCCACGCATCTGCTGGAGCAGGCCGAACGTGACGGCGCCAAGGTCATCAACAAGCCGAGCGCTCTGCGCGACCATCCAGAGAAGCTGGCGATCATGGAATTTCCGCAGTTCATCGGCCCCACGCTGGTGACGCGCGACGCGGCGCAGATCCGCCGTTTCCATGAAGAGCACAAGGACATCATCTTGAAGCCGCTCGACGGCATGGGCGGCATGGGCATCTTCCGGGTGAAGGCGGACGGCCTGAATCTGGGCAGCATCATCGAAACCCTGAACAAGGACGGCGCCCAGAGCGTCATGGTGCAGAAGTTTCTCCCCGAGATTGCCGAGGGCGACAAGCGCGTCCTCATCATCGGCGGCAAACCAGTGCCTTATTGCCTGGCACGCATTCCTCAAGGAAATGAAGTGCGCGGCAACCTGGCCGCTGGCGGCAAGGGCGTGGCCCGGGCCTTGAGCGAAAAGGACAAGCATATTGCCGAAGCGCTCGGCCCCATCCTGCACAGCCGAGGTTTGTTGCTGGTCGGCGTGGACGTCATCGGCGAATGCGTCACCGAAATCAACGTGACCAGCCCGACCTGCTTCCAGGAGATCCATGATCAGACCGGCTTCGATGTGCCAGCCATGTTCATCGATGCGCTGGAGGCGGCGGTCGCCTGATCGACTGAATGGTCAGATCAAGGCGAGGGAAGAGGGCGCAAACCACCCAATCGGGAAATTCGAAAGAAATCCGCCTTTTTCATAAAAGGCGTGATTTTCAGGACTATACTTGCGCCCTTCCTCAGGATGAACGCAGAGTTTGACGGAGCAATCCCCAAGCGATGTGAGTGATCTGAAGAAAGTTCTCAAAACTCTCCGGTTGGTTCAAAAATCGGTATAGAATAGAGGGCTTCGCTGCTGAGAAGTGGTTGCTGGTTGATCCGGTGGTTCTTCTGGGTGGTGAGGGAAAAGAAATCTTGAATTTCTTCTTCCGGGTCTTAAAACCCGGTGTAGAATACAAGGCTTCGCTGCTGATAACGAGGTTTGTTCTGAGTTGTTGGTGGTTGGGTTGATGTGGTGTTGATTGGTTGAACTGATTGAAACTGCAAAGACCACAAAGTTTGACAGGTCTTTTTAAAACGTGTTAGAATTCAAGGCTTCGCTGATCACAGCAAGTCAGGCAAAACGAAGATCGAATGATCTTTCGGGTTGCAAGGATCCTTAAAAATATACAGCCGATAAGCGTGGGCGTTTGATGGCGAGTGCCAAGTTCTTCGGAACTAGTGCTTAGCACTACAAACGCTCATGTGAACAGTAAAAATTGTAGGAAGATCATTTCTTCTTCAATTCCTATTTACATTGAGCAAAGTCGAGAGACTTTAAATTTCAAGATCGAACTGTAGAGTTTGATCCTGGCTCAGATTGAACGCTGGCGGCATGCCTTACACATGCAAGTCGAACGGTAACAGGTCTTCGGATGCTGACGAGTGGCGAACGGGTGAGTAATACATCGGAACGTGCCCGATCGTGGGGGATAACGAGGCGAAAGCTTTGCTAATACCGCATACGATCTACGGATGAAAGCAGGGGATCAGTAATGACCTTGCGCGGACGGAGCGGCCGATGGCAGATTAGGTAGTTGGTGGGATAAAAGCTTACCAAGCCGACGATCTGTAGCTGGTCTGAGAGGATGATCAGCCACACTGGGACTGAGACACGGCCCAGACTCCTACGGGAGGCAGCAGTGGGGAATTTTGGACAATGGGGGAAACCCTGATCCAGCCATGCCGCGTGCAGGATGAAGGCCTTCGGGTTGTAAACTGCTTTTGTACGGAACGAAAAGATTCACTCTAATAAAGTGGGTCCATGACGGTACCGTAAGAATAAGCACCGGCTAACTACGTGCCAGCAGCCGCGGTAATACGTAGGGTGCAAGCGTTAATCGGAATTACTGGGCGTAAAGCGTGCGCAGGCGGTTATGTAAGACAGATGTGAAATCCCCGGGCTCAACCTGGGAACTGCATTTGTGACTGCATAGCTTGAGTGCGGCAGAGGGGGATGGAATTCCGCGTGTAGCAGTGAAATGCGTAGATATGCGGAGGAACACCGATGGCGAAGGCAATCCCCTGGGCCTGCACTGACGCTCATGCACGAAAGCGTGGGGAGCAAACAGGATTAGATACCCTGGTAGTCCACGCCCTAAACGATGTCAACTGGTTGTTGGGAATTTGTTTTCTCAGTAACGAAGCTAACGCGTGAAGTTGACCGCCTGGGGAGTACGGCCGCAAGGTTGAAACTCAAAGGAATTGACGGGGACCCGCACAAGCGGTGGATGATGTGGTTTAATTCGATGCAACGCGAAAAACCTTACCCACCTTTGACATGGCAGGAAGTCTTCAGAGATGAGGATGTGCTCGAAAGAGAACCTGCACACAGGTGCTGCATGGCTGTCGTCAGCTCGTGTCGTGAGATGTTGGGTTAAGTCCCGCAACGAGCGCAACCCTTGTCATTAGTTGCTACATTCAGTTGGGCACTCTAATGAGACTGCCGGTGACAAACCGGAGGAAGGTGGGGATGACGTCAAGTCCTCATGGCCCTTATAGGTGGGGCTACACACGTCATACAATGGCTGGTACAAAGGGTTGCCAACCCGCGAGGGGGAGCTAATCCCATAAAGCCAGTCGTAGTCCGGATCGCAGTCTGCAACTCGACTGCGTGAAGTCGGAATCGCTAGTAATCGTGGATCAGAATGTCACGGTGAATACGTTCCCGGGTCTTGTACACACCGCCCGTCACACCATGGGAGCGGGTCTCGCCAGAAGTAGGTAGCCTAACCGCAAGGAGGGCGCTTACCACGGCGGGGTTCGTGACTGGGGTGAAGTCGTAACAAGGTAGCCGTATCGGAAGGTGCGGCTGGATCACCTCCTTTCTGGAAATACTAGCATTCAATATTGAACGCCCACACTTATCGGTTGTTGGAACACAAAGCCAAAGTTTGAAGTGAAGAAGAGAGCGAGAGTTCTTTTGTTTGCGGCAAGTTGAGGATTGGGTCTGTAGCTCAGCTGGTTAGAGCACCGTCTTGATAAGGCGGGGGTCGTTGGTTCGAGCCCAACTAGACCCACCAAGTACTTATGGTACGTACCAACAAATCTGGTCGAGGAAGAATCCTGGGGGATTAGCTCAGCTGGGAGAGCACCTGCTTTGCAAGCAGGGGGTCGTCGGTTCGATCCCGTCATCCTCCACCAACCACTTATCAAGACGATCAAACGATCATCAACACCAAAGCAGTTTGGAAACAGACTTCTTTGTTGTTGACTCCGGATTACCGGATCAATACGGCTGTTCTTTAAAAATTCATAGAGTCGAAATCAGCGTTGTTAGCGGAAAGCAGAAATTCGTAAAGGTTTTACTGCACCGTGCCGCTAACAACAAATTTGATTGCGTCAAAACGAATAGACAAAAACTTTGTTTTATTCAAGTAATGACGAATCGTTCTCAAAGCAGTGATCCAGAAATGGATTGCAGCTGAAAGATCATTCATATTTACGGCATAACGCGTGAGGTGTGAGACCTCACAAAACAAGTCTGCGATCTGACGATGGAGTCATCTCGAAAGAGATGTCAAAGTTATAGGGTCAAGTGACTAAGAGCATATGGTGGATGCCTTGGCGATGATAGGCGACGAAAGACGTGATAGCCTGCGATAAGCTTCGGGGAGCTGGCAAATAAGCTTTGATCCGGAGATTTCTGAATGGGGAAACCCACCCGCAAGGGTATCGCAACCTGAATACATAGGGTTGCGAGGCGAACCGAGTGAACTGAAACATCTAAGTAGCTCGAGGAAAAGACATCAACCGAGATTCCGATAGTAGTGGCGAGCGAATTCGGAAGAGCCTTGCAGTGATAGTCATTGGGTTAACAAAACGGAATGGAAAGTCCGACCATAGTGGGTGATAGTCCCGTATGTGAAAACTCAGTGGTGGTACTAGGCTGCAGACAAGTAGGGCGGGGCACGAGAAACCCTGTCTGAATATGGGGGGACCATCCTCCAAGGCTAAATACTCATCATCGACCGATAGTGAACAAGTACCGTGAGGGAAAGGCGAAAAGAACCCCGGGAGGGGAGTGAAATAGATCCTGAAACCGTATGCTTACAAAAAGTCGGAGCCTCGTAAGGGGTGACGGCGTACCTTTTGTATAATGGGTCAGCGACTTACATTCAGTGGCAAGCTTAACCGAATAGGGGAGGCGTAGGGAAACCGAGTCCGAACAGGGCGTCTCAGTCGCTGGGTGTAGACCCGAAACCAAGTGATCTATCCATGGCCAGGATGAAGGTGCCGTAACAGGTACTGGAGGTCCGAACCGACTAGTGTTGCAAAACTAGCGGATGAGCTGTGGATAGGGGTGAAAGGCTAAACAAACTTGGAAATAGCTGGTTCTCTCCGAAAACTATTTAGGTAGTGCCTCAAGTATTACCTGCGGGGGTAGAGCACTGTTTTGGCTAGGGGGTCATGGCGACTTACCAAACCAAGGCAAACTCCGAATACTGCAGAGTACAGCTTGGGAGACAGAGCACCGGGTGCTAACGTCCGGACTCAAGAGGGAAACAACCCAGACCGCCAGCTAAGGTCCCTAAAATTGGCTAAGTGGGAAACGAAGTGGGAAGGCTAAAACAGTCAGGATGTTGGCTTAGAAGCAGCCATCATTTAAAGAAAGCGTAATAGCTCACTGATCGAGTCGTCCTGCGCGGAAGATGTAACGGGGCTAAGCCAGTTACCGAAGCTGCGGATGTGCAATTTATTGCACGTGGTAGGAGAGCGTTCTGTAAGCCTGTGAAGGTGTCTGGTAACGGATGCTGGAGGTATCAGAAGTGCGAATGCTGACATGAGTAGCGTTAAAGCGGGTGAAAAGCCCGCTCGCCGTAAGCGCAAGGTTTCCTACGCAACGTTCATCGGCGTAGGGTGAGTCGGCCCCTAAGGCGAGGCAGAGATGCGTAGCTGATGGGAAACAGGTCAATATTCCTGTACCGATCAATAGTGCGATGTGGGGACGGAGAAGGTTAGCTCAGCCAACTGTTGGATATGTTGGTTCAAGCCTGTAGTCGTGCCTGGTAGGCAAATCCGCCGGGCTTAGATGAGGGGTGATAACGAGTGTGCTTGCACACGAAGTGAGTGATACCCTGCTTCCAGGAAAAGCCACTAAGCTTCAGCTATTGACGACCGTACCGCAAACCGACACTGGTGCGCGAGATGAGTATTCTAAGGCGCTTGAGAGAACTCAGGAGAAGGAACTCGGCAAATTGATACCGTAACTTCGGGAGAAGGTATGCCCCTAGTAGGTGAAGTTGAACAAACGGAGCTGAATGGGGTTGCAAAAAATCGGTGGCTGCGACTGTTTATTAAAAACACAGCACTCTGCAAACACGAAAGTGGACGTATAGGGTGTGACGCCTGCCCGGTGCTGGAAGATTAAATGATGGGGTGCAAGCTCTTGATTGAAGTCCCAGTAAACGGCGGCCGTAACTATAACGGTCCTAAGGTAGCGAAATTCCTTGTCGGGTAAGTTCCGACCTGCACGAATGGCGTAACGATGGCCACACTGTCTCCTCCTGAGACTCAGCGAAGTTGAAATGTTTGTGATGATGCAATCTCCCCGCGGAAAGACGGAAAGACCCCATGAACCTTTACTGTAGCTTTGTATTGGACTTTGAACAGATCTGTGTAGGATAGGTGGGAGGCTTTGAAGTGTGGTCGCTAGATCACATGGAGCCAACGTTGAAATACCACCCTGGTGTGTTTGAGGTTCTAACCTAGGTCCATTATCTGGACTGGGGACAGTGCATGGTAGGCAGTTTGACTGGGGCGGTCTCCTCCCAAAGTGTAACGGAGGAGTTCGAAGGTACGCTAGTTACGGTCGGACATCGTGACGATAGTGCAATGGCATAAGCGTGCTTAACTGCGAGACTGACAAGTCGAGCAGATGCGAAAGCAGGACATAGT
This genomic stretch from Diaphorobacter sp. HDW4B harbors:
- the gshB gene encoding glutathione synthase translates to MNLLFVADPVEHFKIYKDTTFAMMREAQRRGHSISVCEPRHMSWQRGEQVTADIRDIRLTGDADTWFVVEGERRAALKDFGAVLMRKDPPFDAEYIYSTHLLEQAERDGAKVINKPSALRDHPEKLAIMEFPQFIGPTLVTRDAAQIRRFHEEHKDIILKPLDGMGGMGIFRVKADGLNLGSIIETLNKDGAQSVMVQKFLPEIAEGDKRVLIIGGKPVPYCLARIPQGNEVRGNLAAGGKGVARALSEKDKHIAEALGPILHSRGLLLVGVDVIGECVTEINVTSPTCFQEIHDQTGFDVPAMFIDALEAAVA